One window from the genome of Comamonas sp. lk encodes:
- a CDS encoding S4 domain-containing protein produces MSENLPEKESIRLAKRLAEQEQCSRREAELHIEAGNVQVDGKLVLVPETRVHADQVVTLRHGAKPEAIPPVTILMNKPAGYTQGMAYGRVRSAHSLISEATLAAIDTPMPLLVLPQHFKNLESFLTIPLPASGLIVYTQDKRIARKLKEEGAWLEQELIVGVEGQIDEGGLELLQQGLPIPGGNGQRRMPPCHVSWQNESHLRFALKGIAPEEIETMCAAVGLTVTSLRRLRIGRVSLAKVPEGQWRYLMPWEKF; encoded by the coding sequence ATGTCTGAAAACCTGCCTGAAAAAGAAAGCATCCGCCTGGCCAAGCGCCTGGCGGAGCAAGAACAATGCTCACGCCGCGAGGCCGAGCTCCATATTGAAGCGGGCAACGTCCAGGTAGACGGCAAACTGGTGCTGGTGCCCGAGACCCGCGTGCACGCCGACCAGGTGGTCACCCTGCGCCACGGCGCCAAGCCCGAGGCAATTCCTCCGGTCACCATCCTGATGAACAAGCCTGCGGGCTACACCCAGGGCATGGCCTACGGCCGCGTGCGCAGCGCGCATTCGCTGATCAGCGAAGCCACGCTGGCCGCCATTGATACGCCCATGCCCTTGCTGGTGCTGCCCCAGCACTTCAAGAACCTGGAATCCTTTCTCACCATTCCCCTGCCCGCCAGCGGCTTGATCGTCTACACCCAGGACAAGCGGATAGCGCGCAAGCTCAAGGAAGAAGGTGCCTGGCTGGAGCAGGAACTGATTGTGGGCGTTGAGGGCCAGATCGATGAAGGCGGCCTGGAGCTTCTGCAGCAAGGTCTGCCCATTCCTGGCGGCAATGGCCAGCGCCGCATGCCACCCTGCCATGTCAGCTGGCAAAACGAAAGCCATCTGCGCTTTGCCCTCAAAGGCATTGCGCCCGAGGAAATCGAAACCATGTGTGCAGCCGTGGGCCTGACCGTCACCAGCCTGCGCCGCTTGCGCATAGGCCGGGTCTCGCTGGCCAAGGTGCCCGAGGGCCAGTGGCGCTACCTCATGCCCTGGGAAAAGTTCTAA
- a CDS encoding MBL fold metallo-hydrolase — MTRPSQLLHAQRMPVATRDASTVLLLRDCADGQGYEVLMTRRADQGNFANAYVFPGGGLEAQDGDPANHDLARVRSTMVEASGEARITQALAGIRETFEELGILLAYDAQGLPVSAAQVAQLDRHASLYAQCREHGWTLAVDQLWYLAHWTAARDLPKRFDVPFFVARMPEGQTPEADETEQFEPTWIRPQEALQRFAEKSLFIVFPTERTLQRLATFASTQAVLDALQGEKLLWKSCPRTGFIQGQDTRHMETDMAFGELEMVHPDGQAGHHLDWQSETAVPLRKNLLRLTAPNPGVMTGPGTNTYLVGDAATGYIVIDPGPNETVHLQRLVQTTGGDIRFIVCTHSHPDHSPGAAPLQAMVEQAGRARPPIMGLPSAPTARSYSRFKPEVTLQDGEQVTLTGNGPEGEITHTLQAIFTPGHAANHLCFLLVEDALLFSGDHILNGSTTVIGPPDGNMIDYLDSLDKLDEICAEHAVRYILPAHGHVLGFARQQIAKLKAHRLAREAKVHAAMRAKPDGSIADWVALAYADTPQALWPVAERSLLAHVERIQKMCLGR; from the coding sequence ATGACTCGCCCCAGCCAGCTTTTGCATGCCCAGCGCATGCCCGTCGCCACCCGTGATGCCTCCACCGTTTTGCTGCTGCGCGACTGCGCCGACGGCCAAGGCTATGAAGTGCTGATGACAAGACGCGCCGACCAGGGCAATTTCGCCAACGCCTATGTGTTTCCGGGCGGCGGCTTAGAAGCGCAGGACGGCGATCCCGCCAACCATGACCTGGCCCGCGTGCGCAGCACCATGGTCGAGGCCAGCGGCGAGGCCCGCATCACCCAGGCCCTGGCCGGCATACGCGAAACCTTTGAAGAGCTGGGCATCTTGCTGGCCTATGACGCGCAAGGCCTGCCGGTTTCGGCCGCGCAAGTGGCACAGCTTGATCGCCACGCCTCGCTTTATGCCCAGTGTCGCGAGCACGGCTGGACGCTGGCGGTGGACCAGCTCTGGTATCTGGCCCACTGGACGGCGGCCCGCGATCTGCCCAAACGCTTTGACGTGCCGTTTTTCGTGGCCCGCATGCCCGAGGGCCAGACACCCGAGGCCGACGAAACCGAGCAGTTCGAGCCCACCTGGATTCGCCCGCAGGAAGCACTGCAGCGTTTTGCGGAAAAAAGCCTGTTCATCGTCTTTCCCACCGAGCGCACGCTGCAGCGCTTGGCGACGTTTGCCAGCACCCAGGCCGTGCTGGATGCGCTCCAAGGCGAGAAGCTGCTGTGGAAATCCTGCCCGCGCACGGGTTTCATCCAGGGCCAGGACACGCGGCACATGGAAACCGACATGGCTTTTGGCGAGCTGGAGATGGTCCATCCCGACGGCCAGGCCGGCCACCATCTGGACTGGCAATCCGAGACTGCCGTACCGCTGCGCAAAAACCTGCTGCGCCTGACAGCACCCAACCCCGGCGTCATGACCGGCCCGGGCACCAATACCTATCTGGTGGGCGATGCCGCCACCGGCTATATCGTCATCGACCCCGGCCCGAATGAGACCGTCCATCTGCAGCGCCTGGTGCAGACCACGGGCGGCGATATCCGCTTCATCGTCTGCACCCATTCCCACCCCGACCACTCACCGGGTGCGGCACCGCTGCAGGCCATGGTGGAGCAAGCCGGCCGGGCCAGGCCGCCCATCATGGGCCTGCCCTCGGCGCCCACAGCCCGCTCCTACAGCCGCTTCAAGCCCGAGGTCACGCTACAGGATGGAGAGCAGGTCACGCTCACCGGCAATGGGCCTGAAGGCGAAATCACCCATACGCTGCAAGCCATCTTCACGCCCGGCCACGCGGCCAACCACCTGTGTTTTCTGCTGGTCGAAGACGCTTTGCTCTTCAGCGGCGATCACATCCTCAACGGCAGCACCACGGTGATCGGCCCGCCGGACGGCAACATGATCGACTATCTGGATTCGCTGGACAAACTCGACGAGATCTGCGCCGAGCACGCGGTGCGCTACATACTGCCGGCCCACGGCCATGTGCTGGGTTTTGCACGCCAGCAGATTGCCAAGCTCAAGGCCCACCGCCTGGCACGCGAAGCCAAGGTCCACGCTGCCATGCGCGCCAAGCCCGACGGCAGCATTGCCGACTGGGTGGCCCTGGCCTATGCCGATACGCCCCAGGCCTTGTGGCCGGTGGCCGAGCGCTCGCTGCTGGCCCATGTGGAGCGCATCCAGAAAATGTGCCTGGGTCGCTAG